The following is a genomic window from Hydrogenobaculum sp. Y04AAS1.
TCCTCTTCACAAAGTTTCAATTATACCAAGAGGTATGGCTTTGGGAGTGACTACTCAGCTTCCAATAGACGATAAGCATATTTACGATAAAGCAGATCTTCTTTCAAGAATACATATACTTATGGGTGGAAGATGTGCGGAGGAAGTGTTTTACGGTAAGGATGGTATAACTACAGGAGCAGAAAATGACCTACAAAGGGCTACCGATTTAGCTTACCGTATAGTGGCTACTTGGGGAATGAGCGAGAATGTAGGACCAATATCTGTAAGAAGAAATATCAATCCTTTCCTTGGGGGTTCTACAGTCACGGAAGGAAGCCCAGATCTTCTAAAAGAGATAGACAAAGAAGTGCAAAAACTCCTAGCATCTGCTTACGAAGAAACAAAAAGAGTTATAGCCGAGAACAAAGAAGCTTTAAGCAGTGTGGTAAAAAGGCTAATAGAAAAAGAAACCATAGATTGTAAAGAATTTGTGGAGATACTTAGTTTACATGGCGTTGAGGTAAAAAATGCTTGTAAACAAGAGGAATCTTTGGAGAAAAAAGAAAATAATGTAGAGCCTAAAATTGATAAAAATGTTGTTAACGTATGAGAAAGCCACTGTTGACAATAAATTTCTCATATTGTAAAATAGTTAGCTAGATTTTAAGAGGTGATTATATGGGACATACTATTACTGAAAAAATAATTGCAGATCATGCTGGGAAAAAGGAAGTGTTTCCTGGAGAGCTTGTTACTGCCAAAATAGATTTGGCAATGGCCAACGATGTCACTGCTCCTTTATCCATAAAAACTTTAGAAAAATACGGCATAGAAAAAGTATTTGACAAGGATAAAATTGCGCTTGTCCTATCTCATTTTGTTCCAGCGAAAGATATAAAATCTGCAGAACAAGCTAAAATAGTAAGAGATTTTGCTAAAAAACACAATATAAAATGGTTTTTTGGGGAAGGCGAAGGTATAGAGCATACATTGTTGCCAGAAAACGGAATAGTTGTACCAGGTGATTTGGTAGTAGGAGCTGACTCTCATACTTGTACTTACGGAGGTATTGGAGCTTTTTCTACAGGTGTAGGAAGCACAGACTTAGCCTACGCTATGGCCACTGGCGAGATATGGTTAAAAGTGCCAGAATCGATGAAATTTATATTTTACGGAAAACTTAATAAGTGGGTTAGTGGTAAAGATTTGATACTTTATACGATAGGTCAAATAGGTGTTGATGGTGCGCTTTATAGAGCTATGGAGTTTGATGGAGAAGCCATAAGAAGCTTGGACGTATCACAAAGACTAACCATAGCAAATATGGCGATAGAGGCTGGCGGAAAGAGTGGTATCATATCTCCGGACGAAAAAACTATAGAATATGTAGAAAAAAGAGCAAAAAAACCTTACAAGATATATCAAAGCGATAAAGATGCACATTATGTAGAAGTATACGAGTGGGATGCTTCTTCTATAGAACCTATGGTGGCATGGCCTTATTTACCCTCAAATGTACATCCAGTCTCTGAATCTACCCACATAACTATAGATCAAGCTTTTATAGGTTCTTGTACAAATGGTCGTATTGAAGATTTAAGAATAGCAGCAAGCATATTAAAGGGTAAGAAGGTTCATCCTTACACGAGATGCGTTGTCATACCAGCTTCAAAAAATGTATACTTGCAAGCCCTCCATGAAGGTTTGGTAGATATATTTATAGAAGCGGGGTGTGCCGTCAGCACATCAACATGCGGTCCTTGTTTGGGCGGGCATATGGGAATACTCGCCAAAGGAGAAAGATGCATATCTACTTCCAATAGGAACTTTCCTGGTCGCATGGGCCATCCACAAAGCGAAGCTTATTTGGCAAACCCGGCTGTAGTTGCTGCGAGTGCTGTTTTAGGTAGAATCGCTCATCCTGAAGAAGTAGCTTCTGAAGTATTAGTATAAAGGAGGTAAATATGGATTTTCTTAAAAGCCTAACAGTTAATCAAGGCTTAAGATTGTTATCGGGTAGTGTACTTCTTTTCGTTTTCTTATTTGGTATATTGGGTTCTGACGTAGGATTTCTTTGGAAACTTCTCATATTGTTTATGGCTATAAATCAAATACAATCTGCTTTTACAAATTGGTGTCCAGCCATTACAATGCTTAAAAATCTAGGGTTAAAAGAGGATTGTTAGGTATAGATATTATAAAAAATATAAGGATAGCTAAAGCCCTAGAAAGGTTTGGTTATCATTTTTTAAATAGGGTATATACAGAGTACGAAATAAATTTATGCAAAATGAACGTTGAGTGTCTATCTGGTAGATTTGCTGCAAAAGAAGCTTCTATAAAAGCTTTCTCATTTTTATCCATTAGACGTTTTAGTTTTAGAGATTTTGAGGTAGTAAAATCTAAAAACGGAATACCGGAGTTAAGGATTAAAGATGCCTATATAAACGATTTTCTAAAAGCTCAAAAATTAAAACCTTTTATATCCATATCTCATGAGAAGGAGTTTTCTGTAGCAGTTTGTTATATCACAAAAGAGGAGAGAATATGCTAAAAGATTACAACAAGTATTTAGATTACAAAGAAGATAAGTTATTTTTAGAAAATGTGGATTTAGAAGAGCTGGCTAAAGAATTTGGGACACCTCTTTATGTGTATTCGGCTTCTTACATAAAAGATAAAGCTAAAGCCTACAAAGAGGCGTTCAAAGATACCGATTTTCACTACGCTTTGAAGGCAAATGGAAATTTAAGCATTATAAAGCTTTTAAAAGATGAGGGTTTTGGGGCTGACATAGTTTCTGGTGGTGAGCTTAGAAAAGCTATAAAAGCCGGGATAGAGGCTTCTAAGATAGTTTATGCAGGTGTTGGTAAAACTATGGAAGAGTTAAAAGCTGCCGTTGAAGCCGAGATTAAAATGTTCAACGTAGAATCGTCGATAGAACTCGATATATTAAACGATATAGCAAAAAATCTTGGGAAAAAAGCCAACGTAGCAATAAGAGTAAATCCTGACGTAGACCCTAAAACCCATCCTTATATATCCACTGGTATGAAAAAAAGCAAATTTGGAGTTGATATAAAAACTGCTTACAAAGAGTATCAGTATGCTAAAAGCCTAAAACACCTTAATGTAATAGGTATACACTGTCACATAGGTTCCCAGCTTTTGGATGTATCACCCTATATAGAAGCTTCTGAGAAAGTAAGAGAGCTTTACGACAAGCTTGTAAAAGATGGGTTTGATATTAAGTATATAGATATGGGAGGAGGCTTAGGTATAAAGTATAAACCCGAAGAGCAGGAACCACATCCTAAAGATTTAAAAGAAGCTTTGTATCCGGCTTTTAAAGATATAAAAGCAAGGCTTTGTTTAGAACCCGGCAGATCGATGGTAGGCAACGCTGGTATCTTGATAACAGAAGTGCAATTTTTAAAAGATAAAGGTCATAAACATTTTGTAATAGTAGATGCTGGCATGAATGACCTTATAAGGCCCTCCATATACGGGGCTTATCACCATATAGTCCCTACTCACAACA
Proteins encoded in this region:
- the leuC gene encoding 3-isopropylmalate dehydratase large subunit encodes the protein MGHTITEKIIADHAGKKEVFPGELVTAKIDLAMANDVTAPLSIKTLEKYGIEKVFDKDKIALVLSHFVPAKDIKSAEQAKIVRDFAKKHNIKWFFGEGEGIEHTLLPENGIVVPGDLVVGADSHTCTYGGIGAFSTGVGSTDLAYAMATGEIWLKVPESMKFIFYGKLNKWVSGKDLILYTIGQIGVDGALYRAMEFDGEAIRSLDVSQRLTIANMAIEAGGKSGIISPDEKTIEYVEKRAKKPYKIYQSDKDAHYVEVYEWDASSIEPMVAWPYLPSNVHPVSESTHITIDQAFIGSCTNGRIEDLRIAASILKGKKVHPYTRCVVIPASKNVYLQALHEGLVDIFIEAGCAVSTSTCGPCLGGHMGILAKGERCISTSNRNFPGRMGHPQSEAYLANPAVVAASAVLGRIAHPEEVASEVLV
- a CDS encoding DUF2892 domain-containing protein — its product is MDFLKSLTVNQGLRLLSGSVLLFVFLFGILGSDVGFLWKLLILFMAINQIQSAFTNWCPAITMLKNLGLKEDC
- the acpS gene encoding holo-ACP synthase, with protein sequence MLGIDIIKNIRIAKALERFGYHFLNRVYTEYEINLCKMNVECLSGRFAAKEASIKAFSFLSIRRFSFRDFEVVKSKNGIPELRIKDAYINDFLKAQKLKPFISISHEKEFSVAVCYITKEERIC
- the lysA gene encoding diaminopimelate decarboxylase, which translates into the protein MLKDYNKYLDYKEDKLFLENVDLEELAKEFGTPLYVYSASYIKDKAKAYKEAFKDTDFHYALKANGNLSIIKLLKDEGFGADIVSGGELRKAIKAGIEASKIVYAGVGKTMEELKAAVEAEIKMFNVESSIELDILNDIAKNLGKKANVAIRVNPDVDPKTHPYISTGMKKSKFGVDIKTAYKEYQYAKSLKHLNVIGIHCHIGSQLLDVSPYIEASEKVRELYDKLVKDGFDIKYIDMGGGLGIKYKPEEQEPHPKDLKEALYPAFKDIKARLCLEPGRSMVGNAGILITEVQFLKDKGHKHFVIVDAGMNDLIRPSIYGAYHHIVPTHNKYKEDFIKTDIVGPICETGDFLAQDREIHKVDRGDYLAVLSAGAYGFSMSSHYNIRPRAAEVLIENGKYRLIRSRETYDYIDYDEAIFL